From bacterium, one genomic window encodes:
- a CDS encoding M20/M25/M40 family metallo-hydrolase translates to MKRLTLLCLLFTFAALAFAQPDEQRIRADVAYLADDAREGRGIGTKGLDDAAVYIADKMKEAGLEPAFGDSYFQEFEMGWGFTLGEKNFITYGGQTIDTKSGVMPTGFSAAGEVTGKVMFAGYGIIAPEFEYDDFADIDVKDAIVLCMRKEPGEFDSTSKFDGINVTAHSTLRAKAGNAKLKGAKALLLVDGPLYADTSQAEELVPPSSNEAYIDCGIPVLRITRAAVKKLFPEFELDKLQRSIDSNTQPRSLEVTKDDASMSTDLTRETVSVKNVGAILRGGDDILVVGAHYDHLGYGQSGSLDEQTNVIHNGADDNASGVAGMLEVMRMLKANPINSTVLAVAFTAEETGLGGSSHLVKNFPLDMSKVRLMLNLDMVGRLNEKNEFTVLSCKSAEELSSIVERAAIGTDLKITCKGDGYGPSDHMNFYLADKPVLFFFTGAHADYHKSTDDAHLLNYEGEVKITQLAYNTLRELDALESPLTYVRTSEPPDQGGGSFRVYFGSIPDYAQPDSLIGVLLSGTREGGPAANAGIKGGDLLVRMGKVTLNNIYDFVFALRTYAPGDTVDVEYVRDGKHELANVVLKAPPAKHQ, encoded by the coding sequence ATGAAACGATTGACTTTACTTTGCTTGCTGTTCACCTTCGCGGCTCTCGCGTTCGCGCAGCCCGATGAACAGCGTATTCGCGCCGATGTGGCCTATCTTGCCGACGATGCCCGCGAAGGCCGCGGCATCGGAACCAAAGGGCTTGATGACGCCGCCGTCTATATCGCGGACAAGATGAAAGAGGCCGGACTCGAGCCCGCTTTCGGTGATTCCTACTTTCAGGAATTCGAAATGGGCTGGGGATTCACACTCGGCGAGAAAAATTTCATTACCTACGGCGGCCAAACGATTGACACCAAATCGGGCGTCATGCCCACGGGATTTTCCGCCGCCGGAGAAGTGACGGGCAAAGTCATGTTCGCAGGCTATGGCATCATCGCTCCCGAATTCGAGTATGACGACTTCGCGGACATTGACGTCAAAGACGCCATCGTGCTGTGCATGCGCAAAGAGCCGGGCGAGTTTGATTCAACCTCAAAGTTCGACGGCATCAATGTCACCGCGCACTCGACACTGAGAGCCAAAGCTGGCAATGCGAAATTGAAAGGCGCGAAAGCGCTCCTGCTCGTGGACGGGCCGCTCTATGCCGATACGTCGCAGGCCGAAGAGCTTGTGCCCCCGTCCTCCAACGAAGCCTATATTGACTGCGGTATTCCCGTGCTCAGAATCACGCGCGCTGCCGTCAAGAAGCTGTTTCCCGAATTCGAGCTGGACAAGCTGCAGCGCTCGATTGATTCCAACACGCAGCCGCGCAGTCTTGAAGTGACGAAGGACGACGCTTCGATGTCCACCGACCTGACGCGCGAAACCGTGTCCGTGAAAAACGTCGGCGCAATTCTGCGCGGCGGAGACGACATTCTCGTTGTCGGCGCGCATTATGACCACTTAGGCTACGGCCAAAGCGGAAGCCTTGACGAGCAGACCAATGTCATTCACAACGGCGCGGATGACAACGCCAGCGGTGTGGCGGGAATGCTGGAAGTGATGCGGATGCTGAAGGCCAATCCGATTAACTCCACCGTGCTTGCGGTGGCGTTTACGGCTGAAGAGACGGGACTCGGCGGGTCAAGCCATCTGGTGAAAAATTTCCCGCTCGATATGAGCAAAGTGCGGTTGATGCTGAATCTGGATATGGTCGGCAGACTTAACGAAAAGAACGAGTTTACCGTGCTGAGCTGCAAATCGGCTGAAGAGCTGTCAAGCATCGTTGAGCGCGCCGCCATCGGAACGGATTTGAAAATCACCTGCAAAGGTGACGGCTACGGCCCGTCCGACCATATGAATTTTTATCTTGCCGACAAGCCTGTGCTGTTCTTCTTCACCGGCGCCCACGCGGATTATCACAAGTCCACCGATGACGCGCATCTGCTGAACTACGAAGGTGAAGTGAAAATTACGCAGCTTGCCTATAATACGCTGCGCGAACTCGATGCGCTTGAATCGCCGCTGACTTATGTCCGAACCTCGGAGCCGCCGGATCAGGGAGGCGGGAGCTTCCGAGTATACTTCGGTTCGATTCCCGACTATGCGCAGCCCGATTCGCTGATTGGTGTTCTTCTGTCCGGAACTCGCGAAGGCGGACCTGCCGCGAACGCGGGTATCAAGGGCGGCGATTTACTCGTGCGCATGGGCAAGGTCACGCTCAATAATATCTACGATTTCGTGTTTGCGCTGCGCACCTACGCGCCCGGTGACACGGTCGATGTCGAGTATGTCCGTGACGGCAAGCACGAACTTGCCAACGTCGTGCTGAAGGCTCCGCCGGCCAAGCATCAATAA
- a CDS encoding metallophosphoesterase, whose translation MSTRREQAIGAALFILLVLLGWTPFFWETVQAGIYDAMPVMLGGFFAIIAAGMTYDTAERMFGDGKGIYAAAILTSLPAAGIVFSEPPLLANASLMFITSATCWFASRARAENPRETLFFIVVLGAIPLAIFGFWPPAFIPLAALLLVRDKLNVPWTTILITVALGLTGLLAKYVMRLDLPNIMNHQPHMALSPAESVVMLLPWLGVLLLGLLSKSAWPALAVLITALLSMMHVAFDGAWPAIIGTASPLLALAGLSVVLKWFDAESESRLGQWRWFALPLALGLIALVAVRIARYEDIIITRNHAVFALVTGIVLLVAVMNDSRRWIFALHVLGGWLIGALWWHYWHIENYGEEPQPSFDVTPWILIAALLVRALIRLWYGKRMPRALAEEGPRHRFDEAVFRMFTNVRRKQLEGVPVSVQPKDEPRIRFAIFGDVAGSEFPFASRKSGYYAFKQIIKAITARQPDFAVSTGDLATRATPLAYRRLRMLLRHVTFPLITTPGNHDIVNRGAVQSQFFHGLFGSDHGDITVGCVRLILINNAWGSLTDEQWRWVEETFAKSCVSKFTLVFCHKPVFDPREGTFYGMEWRPHAERLHALFVRNRVSAVFSGHIHSLLHDERDGVRYVISGGAGSKLKSANDEHHYLWCEADGERMRITAHAPGAAESLLDLTLEAKS comes from the coding sequence ATGAGCACCCGCCGCGAACAGGCAATCGGTGCAGCATTGTTCATTCTGCTTGTGCTGCTGGGCTGGACTCCCTTCTTTTGGGAGACCGTACAAGCCGGAATCTATGATGCGATGCCAGTCATGCTTGGCGGATTCTTCGCCATCATCGCCGCCGGAATGACCTACGACACGGCCGAGCGAATGTTCGGCGATGGCAAAGGTATCTATGCGGCCGCAATCCTGACCTCACTGCCCGCCGCGGGAATCGTCTTCAGCGAACCGCCGCTGCTGGCAAATGCGTCGCTGATGTTCATCACCAGCGCGACCTGCTGGTTCGCGTCCAGAGCACGCGCCGAAAATCCGCGTGAAACCCTGTTCTTTATCGTCGTTCTCGGAGCAATTCCGCTCGCAATTTTCGGCTTCTGGCCGCCCGCGTTCATTCCGCTTGCTGCCCTGCTGCTCGTCCGTGACAAACTGAACGTACCGTGGACTACGATACTGATTACCGTTGCTCTCGGTCTCACAGGTCTATTGGCGAAGTATGTGATGCGGCTCGATTTGCCGAACATCATGAACCATCAGCCGCACATGGCGCTGTCACCGGCAGAGTCCGTCGTCATGCTCCTCCCGTGGCTGGGCGTGTTGCTGCTTGGATTGCTCAGCAAATCCGCATGGCCGGCGCTCGCAGTTCTGATAACAGCGCTGCTAAGCATGATGCACGTCGCATTCGACGGCGCGTGGCCGGCCATCATCGGTACCGCGTCGCCGCTGCTCGCGTTGGCCGGTCTGTCGGTGGTGCTGAAATGGTTTGACGCTGAATCAGAGAGCAGGCTTGGACAGTGGCGCTGGTTTGCTCTGCCGCTCGCGTTGGGGCTGATTGCGCTTGTCGCCGTGCGCATCGCGCGCTACGAAGATATTATCATCACACGCAACCATGCCGTGTTTGCGCTGGTCACCGGCATCGTGCTGCTCGTCGCCGTCATGAACGACTCGCGAAGATGGATTTTCGCGCTGCACGTGCTGGGCGGCTGGCTCATCGGGGCGTTGTGGTGGCACTACTGGCATATCGAGAATTACGGCGAAGAACCGCAGCCGTCCTTTGACGTCACGCCGTGGATACTCATCGCGGCCCTGCTTGTGCGCGCGCTGATAAGACTCTGGTACGGAAAACGCATGCCGCGCGCGCTTGCCGAAGAAGGACCGCGGCATCGCTTCGACGAGGCGGTCTTTCGCATGTTCACGAATGTTCGCCGCAAGCAGTTGGAAGGCGTGCCGGTTTCCGTCCAGCCGAAAGATGAGCCGCGCATTCGTTTCGCAATCTTCGGTGATGTTGCAGGTTCAGAGTTTCCGTTTGCTTCGCGCAAGTCGGGTTATTATGCGTTCAAACAAATTATCAAAGCGATTACCGCGCGTCAGCCCGATTTCGCCGTTTCCACAGGCGACCTGGCGACGCGCGCGACGCCGCTGGCCTATCGCCGTCTGCGCATGCTGCTTCGTCACGTCACGTTTCCGCTTATCACCACTCCCGGCAATCACGATATCGTCAATCGCGGAGCCGTACAATCGCAATTCTTTCACGGTTTGTTCGGCAGCGACCACGGCGATATCACCGTCGGCTGCGTGCGTCTGATTCTAATTAACAACGCTTGGGGAAGCCTGACCGATGAGCAGTGGCGATGGGTTGAAGAAACGTTTGCAAAGTCGTGCGTCTCGAAATTCACGCTCGTGTTCTGTCACAAGCCTGTTTTCGACCCGCGCGAAGGAACATTCTATGGCATGGAATGGCGGCCGCACGCTGAACGTCTTCACGCGCTGTTCGTGCGGAATCGAGTGAGCGCGGTTTTCTCCGGTCATATTCACAGCCTGCTGCACGACGAACGCGACGGCGTCCGCTATGTCATCTCCGGCGGCGCTGGCTCAAAACTGAAATCCGCAAACGACGAACACCACTATCTCTGGTGCGAAGCGGACGGTGAGCGCATGCGCATTACCGCACACGCGCCCGGCGCTGCAGAATCGCTGCTTGATTTGACTTTGGAGGCGAAATCGTGA
- a CDS encoding glycosyltransferase family 9 protein, producing the protein MKLSRSAPRLSPKKILLVQLRRIGDCILCTPAIRALHEKFPDAQIDFLAEYPAEETLRYHPLISKLWVAPTRGLSSTIELIRGLRRERYDFVVDFFTNPRSAQFVFFTGAKVRAGLKRRGRTWAYNHHFIEEEEDRGLYAADLRLEMLKLFDVPSSSRALEIYSDSQDDAAQTKAGKLIDKLTGVVVAVATGSANAAKRYPADLTAQVIELLRASHLEVVLTSGPGEQEFAQRILNRLARPVPHFADARVPDLAALYRHCALYVGPDSGPKHVAVACGIPTVTIFGPGNPNNWNDFANPKNIVLFPPCKVRPNCVELECVKLGHLPMITPREILAASLKLILE; encoded by the coding sequence GTGAAACTCTCGCGCAGCGCGCCCCGACTCTCGCCGAAAAAAATTCTGCTGGTGCAGCTTCGCCGCATCGGCGATTGTATTCTTTGCACGCCGGCAATTCGCGCGCTGCACGAAAAATTCCCTGATGCGCAGATTGATTTTCTGGCCGAATATCCCGCCGAAGAGACGCTGCGCTATCATCCGCTCATCTCGAAATTATGGGTGGCGCCAACGCGCGGATTGTCATCGACAATCGAATTGATTCGCGGGCTCAGGCGGGAGCGCTACGACTTCGTCGTGGATTTCTTCACGAATCCGCGCAGCGCGCAATTTGTGTTCTTCACCGGCGCTAAAGTGCGGGCCGGTTTGAAACGGCGAGGCAGAACGTGGGCTTATAACCACCACTTCATCGAGGAGGAAGAGGACCGCGGTCTCTACGCCGCCGACTTGCGGCTTGAGATGCTGAAGCTCTTTGATGTGCCGTCCTCCTCGCGCGCGCTCGAAATTTACAGCGATTCGCAGGATGACGCCGCTCAGACGAAGGCCGGCAAACTCATTGACAAACTCACCGGTGTCGTTGTGGCCGTCGCGACCGGAAGCGCGAACGCCGCAAAACGCTATCCCGCCGATCTGACTGCGCAGGTCATCGAATTGCTGCGCGCTTCACACTTGGAAGTTGTGTTGACCAGCGGACCCGGTGAGCAGGAGTTTGCGCAGCGAATCTTGAATCGGCTGGCGCGTCCCGTTCCGCATTTTGCCGATGCGCGCGTGCCCGATTTGGCCGCGCTCTATCGTCATTGCGCGCTCTATGTCGGACCGGATTCGGGACCGAAGCATGTCGCGGTCGCCTGTGGAATTCCCACCGTCACTATTTTCGGTCCGGGAAACCCGAACAATTGGAACGATTTCGCAAATCCGAAGAACATCGTGCTCTTTCCGCCGTGCAAAGTGCGTCCGAATTGCGTCGAACTTGAATGCGTGAAGCTCGGCCACTTGCCGATGATTACTCCGCGTGAAATTCTCGCCGCGTCCCTGAAGCTGATTCTTGAATGA
- a CDS encoding PD40 domain-containing protein — MKTPVILLSLLLVSQLFAAEPVWFEGETHLQNIQQLTFGGENAEAYFSKDGKWLVYQSTRDSFDCDQIFTMNLETKESKLVSTGTGATTCSFFVPGSDELVFCSTHEHGAECPMKPDRSLGYVWGLFEFDVYKSKLDGSGLVKLTKEKGYDAEAAVSPDGKEIVFTSGRDGDLELYKMNIDGSNVTRLTHTVGYDGGPFFSPDGKHIIYRAFHPKTAEEFGKWRHLWENQAVSPVRLELWIMDTEGNNQRQVTNLNSASFCPYVHPSGEWIIFTTNYADSLGDKRMPNFDLFRIRPDGSDLERLTYSPTFDGFPMWSYDGKKLVWASNRGERKEMGETNIFIADWVD, encoded by the coding sequence ATGAAAACTCCGGTTATTCTTCTCTCGCTACTTCTTGTCTCGCAGCTTTTCGCCGCCGAGCCGGTGTGGTTTGAAGGCGAGACTCATTTGCAGAATATTCAGCAGCTCACCTTCGGAGGTGAAAATGCCGAGGCCTATTTTTCCAAAGACGGCAAGTGGCTGGTCTATCAGTCCACGCGCGACAGTTTCGACTGTGACCAGATTTTCACGATGAATCTGGAAACGAAGGAATCGAAACTGGTCAGCACCGGCACGGGCGCGACGACGTGTTCGTTCTTCGTTCCCGGTTCGGACGAGTTGGTGTTTTGCTCGACACACGAGCACGGGGCGGAATGTCCGATGAAACCGGACAGAAGCCTCGGTTATGTGTGGGGACTGTTCGAGTTCGATGTCTATAAAAGCAAACTCGACGGGAGCGGACTTGTGAAGCTCACCAAAGAAAAGGGCTACGATGCCGAAGCGGCCGTATCACCGGACGGAAAGGAAATTGTGTTCACGTCGGGGCGCGACGGAGATTTGGAGCTCTACAAAATGAACATTGACGGTTCAAACGTCACGCGGCTGACACACACCGTCGGCTATGACGGCGGGCCGTTCTTTTCCCCGGACGGCAAGCACATCATCTATCGCGCCTTTCATCCGAAGACCGCAGAAGAGTTCGGCAAGTGGAGACATCTGTGGGAGAATCAGGCTGTCTCACCCGTGAGACTCGAACTGTGGATTATGGACACAGAGGGCAACAACCAGAGGCAGGTCACCAATCTTAATTCAGCGAGCTTCTGTCCCTACGTGCATCCGAGCGGCGAGTGGATTATCTTCACCACCAACTATGCGGACAGTCTGGGGGACAAGCGGATGCCGAACTTTGATTTGTTCCGCATTCGCCCGGACGGTTCAGACCTCGAACGGCTGACCTACAGCCCGACGTTCGACGGATTTCCGATGTGGTCCTATGACGGAAAGAAGCTGGTCTGGGCAAGCAACCGCGGCGAGCGTAAAGAAATGGGCGAGACGAACATCTTTATCGCCGACTGGGTGGATTGA
- a CDS encoding glycosyltransferase: MNILLVNSAAPELWGGGEKWFVNAAQWFNSQSHSVTLVARPKSKLQSRAEELNLDTIPCKFGGDFDPLAMLRAREVIRASRAQVVLTNFNKESWHFGVAARTLKIPLVARHGFTLWSKKFRHKLLAEKIITKLIVNAESIRDYYLSLGLSPREMVVIPNGVDVAQQRGGELRKQLEMNESTLLLVAAGRLESQKRFDRLLNIAAQSKHEFEFKLAIFGAGPDEQDLQEQCRRLGLEKLVSFRGFDPNFAHVVGDADLFLLTSDEEGAPNVVLEAMSAGVPVLGFNVGSMSNILAGELAPFLIEAKNEQVFHKRLRELAGDRATLKSWRAKFQNRARDEFSFESSMRQYLDVLTSVLPSA; the protein is encoded by the coding sequence GTGAACATCCTGCTCGTCAATTCCGCCGCACCTGAATTGTGGGGCGGCGGCGAAAAGTGGTTTGTCAACGCCGCGCAGTGGTTCAACTCGCAGAGCCATTCGGTGACGCTTGTGGCGCGACCCAAATCAAAACTGCAGAGTCGCGCAGAGGAGCTGAATCTCGATACGATACCGTGCAAGTTCGGCGGTGACTTCGACCCGCTGGCCATGTTGCGTGCGCGTGAAGTCATCCGTGCAAGCCGCGCACAGGTCGTGCTCACTAATTTCAACAAGGAAAGCTGGCACTTCGGTGTCGCCGCGCGCACGCTGAAAATTCCGCTGGTCGCGCGTCACGGATTCACCCTCTGGTCGAAAAAATTCCGCCACAAACTGCTGGCCGAGAAAATCATCACGAAACTGATTGTCAATGCCGAAAGCATTCGGGACTACTATCTGTCGCTCGGTCTGTCACCCAGGGAAATGGTCGTCATTCCAAACGGAGTCGATGTTGCCCAACAGCGCGGCGGCGAACTGCGCAAGCAGCTTGAGATGAACGAGAGCACGCTGCTGCTCGTCGCGGCGGGAAGGCTCGAGTCACAAAAGCGATTCGACAGACTCTTGAACATCGCGGCGCAATCGAAGCATGAGTTCGAGTTCAAACTTGCAATCTTCGGCGCCGGACCTGATGAACAGGACTTGCAGGAGCAATGCAGGCGGCTTGGTTTGGAAAAGCTCGTTTCCTTTCGCGGCTTTGACCCGAACTTCGCGCACGTTGTCGGTGATGCCGACCTCTTCCTCCTGACTTCCGATGAAGAAGGCGCGCCAAACGTCGTCCTTGAGGCGATGAGCGCGGGTGTTCCCGTACTCGGGTTCAATGTCGGGTCAATGTCGAACATACTCGCAGGTGAGCTTGCGCCGTTTTTAATCGAAGCAAAAAATGAGCAGGTGTTTCACAAGCGTCTGCGTGAACTGGCGGGCGATCGCGCCACGCTTAAGAGCTGGCGCGCGAAGTTTCAAAACCGCGCGCGCGACGAATTCAGTTTTGAGTCTTCCATGCGACAATACCTTGATGTGCTAACCTCCGTACTCCCCTCCGCATGA
- a CDS encoding ABC transporter ATP-binding protein, translating into MITYLRFINPFKRYPRHLILTALSTLFYVVFNTLSIWLIAPVLNIIFLPGKSTEPAATEVLTGGLRGMYDSLKQWSWEMLGGGEPLSVLPRLCVALVIVFLLKNIFAYLQMHFVSYVEQRMIKDLRDRVYAHVIRQPYKFFDRSSTGELMSAVMNDVNTLSVTFQRVFTQAVRDPITVVTFLIILFGISWQLTLAALVIVPAFGVLFKKTGGSLKRKSGRIQEGLAEITGALQETISGARLIKSSATEKLETERFENRSSRLFRNSLRLARLERLASPLSETIGVIIIASVLLLGGQQVLSGSLLDAEDFIRFIVVLFSMLAPARAVGNLHNYLQIGAAAGARIDALLNEPIEAPAESVNEQTISGLNDCLAFEHVWFRYPTSEQWVLRDISLTVKRGERVALVGRSGSGKTTMANLLPRFYSAERGQVLWDGTNVESIARESLRKYISIVSQDVFLFNESVRYNLTYGRSEITEEQLNEAMRRAQCTEFVQRLPHGLDTVVGERGAQLSGGQKQRIAIARALLKDAPLLIFDEATSALDNESERLIQHALEELFRERTVILIAHRLSSIRFADRVIVLDEGQIAAQGTHDKLLEQSDLYRTLTQLYERESLSE; encoded by the coding sequence GTGATTACCTACCTCCGTTTCATAAACCCCTTTAAGCGCTACCCGCGTCATCTCATCCTGACCGCGCTGAGCACGCTGTTCTATGTCGTGTTCAACACGCTGTCCATTTGGTTGATTGCGCCGGTCCTGAATATCATCTTCCTGCCCGGCAAATCCACCGAACCTGCCGCGACGGAAGTGCTCACCGGCGGCCTTCGCGGAATGTATGATAGCCTGAAACAGTGGTCGTGGGAGATGCTCGGTGGAGGAGAACCGCTCTCCGTGCTGCCGCGGCTGTGCGTCGCGTTGGTTATTGTCTTTCTGCTGAAGAATATCTTCGCCTACTTGCAGATGCACTTTGTCTCCTATGTCGAGCAGCGGATGATCAAAGACCTGCGCGACCGTGTGTACGCGCATGTCATTCGCCAGCCCTACAAATTTTTCGACCGCAGTTCGACCGGTGAATTGATGAGCGCGGTGATGAATGACGTCAACACTCTGTCCGTCACTTTCCAGCGCGTCTTCACTCAGGCCGTCCGCGATCCCATCACCGTGGTCACGTTTCTGATAATTTTATTCGGCATATCGTGGCAGTTGACCTTGGCCGCGCTGGTCATCGTTCCGGCTTTTGGTGTGCTGTTCAAGAAAACCGGCGGAAGCCTGAAACGAAAATCGGGCCGCATTCAAGAAGGTTTAGCCGAAATAACGGGAGCACTTCAAGAGACCATCAGCGGTGCGCGCCTGATCAAATCCTCTGCAACCGAAAAGCTGGAAACGGAACGATTCGAAAACAGATCAAGCCGTCTGTTCCGTAATTCACTCAGACTGGCGCGGCTTGAACGGCTTGCGTCTCCGCTCTCTGAAACCATTGGCGTCATCATTATCGCCTCCGTGCTTCTGCTCGGTGGTCAGCAGGTTCTCTCTGGTTCCCTGCTCGATGCCGAAGACTTTATCCGTTTCATCGTGGTGTTGTTCTCGATGCTTGCTCCCGCTCGTGCCGTCGGGAATTTGCACAACTATTTGCAAATCGGAGCCGCCGCCGGTGCGCGCATTGACGCACTCTTAAACGAACCCATCGAAGCACCGGCAGAGTCCGTAAATGAGCAGACCATCAGCGGACTGAATGACTGCTTGGCCTTTGAGCATGTCTGGTTTCGGTATCCGACTTCCGAGCAATGGGTTCTGCGCGATATCAGTCTAACCGTCAAGCGCGGTGAACGCGTCGCACTCGTCGGCCGTTCCGGCAGCGGCAAAACCACCATGGCGAACCTGCTGCCGCGATTCTATTCGGCTGAACGCGGACAAGTGCTCTGGGACGGAACAAACGTCGAATCCATCGCGCGCGAATCGCTGCGCAAGTATATCAGCATCGTCAGTCAGGACGTGTTCCTGTTCAACGAGAGCGTGCGCTACAACCTCACCTACGGCCGCAGCGAAATCACCGAAGAGCAATTGAATGAGGCCATGCGCCGCGCACAATGTACGGAATTTGTGCAAAGACTCCCGCACGGACTCGATACGGTCGTCGGTGAACGCGGTGCACAGCTCTCCGGCGGACAAAAACAGCGTATCGCCATTGCCCGCGCATTGTTGAAAGACGCGCCGTTGCTGATTTTCGATGAAGCCACCTCCGCACTCGACAACGAGTCCGAGCGGCTGATTCAGCACGCGCTCGAAGAACTCTTCCGCGAACGCACTGTGATTCTCATCGCCCACCGCTTGAGTTCAATCCGATTTGCCGATCGCGTCATCGTGCTCGACGAAGGTCAAATCGCCGCGCAGGGCACACACGACAAGCTGCTCGAGCAAAGCGACCTTTACCGCACACTCACTCAACTCTACGAGCGCGAAAGTCTCTCCGAGTGA
- a CDS encoding site-specific DNA-methyltransferase has translation MSKNGRKPLAFAVPSARVELPQHIDPYFNENGFCLLQGDCRELLAQFPENHFDMVFADPPYMLSNGGFTVHAGKRASVNKGKWDKSQGLESDFRFHMEWIAACQRVLKPEGTIWISGTYHSIYACGYALQLQGFKILNDIAWYKPNASPNLSCRFFTASHETLLWARKSEKAKHVFNYAAMREGNWGKDFLKKPGKQMRSIWAIGTPPREEKTFGKHPTQKPLELLKRIVLSSTNPGALILDPFSGSATTGLAAIACGRNYVGIDMEKKYLDLSVKRVKLQIGQHV, from the coding sequence ATGTCCAAAAACGGACGTAAGCCTCTTGCTTTCGCTGTGCCGTCCGCTCGCGTCGAATTGCCTCAGCACATTGATCCGTACTTCAATGAAAACGGATTTTGTTTGCTGCAAGGAGATTGCCGCGAGTTGCTGGCACAGTTTCCTGAGAATCATTTCGACATGGTGTTCGCCGATCCGCCGTACATGCTTTCGAACGGCGGCTTCACGGTTCATGCCGGAAAACGCGCGAGCGTGAACAAAGGGAAGTGGGACAAGAGTCAGGGGCTTGAATCGGATTTCCGGTTTCATATGGAGTGGATCGCGGCTTGCCAACGTGTGTTGAAACCTGAAGGCACGATTTGGATCAGCGGAACGTATCATTCGATTTACGCGTGCGGGTACGCGCTGCAACTGCAAGGATTCAAAATTCTGAACGACATCGCGTGGTACAAACCGAACGCGTCGCCGAATCTGTCGTGCCGGTTTTTTACGGCCAGTCACGAGACGCTGCTGTGGGCGCGCAAGTCGGAGAAGGCCAAGCACGTTTTCAATTACGCGGCGATGCGCGAAGGAAATTGGGGCAAGGATTTTTTGAAGAAGCCGGGCAAACAGATGCGCTCGATTTGGGCCATTGGAACGCCGCCGCGTGAAGAAAAAACGTTCGGCAAACATCCGACACAAAAGCCGCTGGAACTTCTGAAGCGGATTGTACTCTCTTCGACAAATCCGGGCGCGTTGATTCTCGATCCGTTTTCGGGCAGCGCGACGACGGGATTGGCGGCGATTGCGTGCGGACGAAATTATGTCGGGATTGATATGGAGAAGAAGTATTTGGATTTGTCGGTGAAGAGAGTGAAACTGCAGATCGGACAACATGTCTAA